GAAGTCCTTCGCGATCAGCCCGAGCCAGAGCATGTCGATCGCGAAGAAGACGGGTACCGTGAGGAGATAGAGCTTGGCGTAGAAGAGCATGTTCATGATTCGCTCCTGGGCTGGTCGCCGGTTGCAGGATCCTAAGGAACGGTTGAGGACAATCGACACGAGCGCGCGGACGCCGAGAAACTACGAAATACACGAACGTCGCGAAAAACAGCAGAGGCTCCAGCGTAGATTCGGCCTGTTCGCGTGTTTCGTAGTGCCAAGAAGGTGTGCCGGTTGTTCTTGAACCTAGAAACGGCAGTTGACCGCTTTGCCATCGACTCAAGCCGCTGAAATCGGCTCGAATCTTTGCACGACTCCGGTTCACCGGCTGGGTGAGGGACGCTACGACCCCCGAGGCACGCCCTGCGCGGCGCCCGGCGGTGTTACAACGCGTTGCAATAGCTCGGCTATTGCGCCTCCTCGTGCCTTGCCGGACACCCCACGGGACGCATCTCGGAGGTCGTCCAACTGCCGCTTCTAGGTTGAATCGTCGCTAAGCGTTATACGAGTTGCCGTTGCCGAAGGAGAGCTCCGGTTGCGTTTGGTCGCCTGAAGGTCCCGTGAAATCGCGCTTCGCCTTTCCGCTTCCCAGACAAGGTCGGCCGACGGGTCAGCGATCCGCGTGCACGAAGGTCAGCTGGCGCACCGAGATGTGTCGGGTCTCGAAGCCGACGATGCAGTAGTCGAGGTAGAAGTTCCACAGGCGCTGGAAGGACCGGTCGTAGCCGAGTCCTTCGAGCGCCTCGCGCCGATGGTTGAACGCCTCCTTCCAGGCGGTGCAGGTCTTGGCGTAGTCCGCGCCGAACGCGATCTCCTCGCTGAGGTGCAGGCCTTGCGTGCCGGCCGTCGCGAGGATCTGCTGGCGGCTCGGGAGGTGACCGCCGGGGAAGATGTAGGTCTGGATGAAGTCGACATCGGCCTCGTAGGCCGCGACCTGCTCCTCGGCGACCGTGATGACCTGCAAGACCGCCTTGCCGCCTGGCTTCAGCACCCGCCCGAGGGTCCCGAAATAGTCCGACCAGTACTCCTTGCCGACCGCCTCGAACATCTCGATGCTGACGACCTGATCGTAGCGACCCGTCTCGTCGCGGTAGTCTTGCAGCGCGACCGTGAACCGATCCGGTGCGGCCTGATCGGCGAGACGCTGTTTGGCATAGCGCTGTTGTTCGCTCGATAGCGTCAAGCCCTTGATGGTGCAGCCCCGTTTCAGTGCCGCCTCCATGAAGCCGCCCCAGCCGCAGCCGATCTCTAGGATGGACTCGCCCCCCGTCAGATCGAGCTGTGCGAGGATGCGTTCGTACTTGTTGGCTTGGGCCTGCGCCAGCGTCTCGGTGTCGTCGCGGTACAGGGCGCTCGAGTAGGTCATGCTCGGATCGAGCCAGAGGCCGTAGAAGTCGTTGCCCAGATCGTAGTGAAAGGCGATGTTGCGGCGGCTGTTGTCGACCGAGTTATGGCGCCGGAGATGCAGCCTGCGGTACTTCGCATTCAGGCGTTTGTCCATCAGCAGCGAGTCGAACAGCTCACTGTTCGCATAGGCCAGGTGCATGAGTTGGTGGAGGGAACTCGTCTGGATTGCGCCCTCGATGTAGGCCTGGGCGAAGCCGAGCTCGCCCTGCGTCTTCATCAGCCAATAGGCCCGCAGCGGTCGCTCGATCTGCAGATCTGCCTGGAACCCGGGTGTCTCGCCTTCGAAGCGGTAGCTCTCGCCGGCGATCTTGAGGGTCAAGGTGCCGGTGCGCAGCCGGTCGAACGGCAGGGTCAGAATCGCTCGCCGGATCCAGGCGGGATGGATCAAACGCTCCAAGCGATCCAGCAACGCTGTGCTGGCGGTGAGCTCCTTCAGCATAGCTTCATCTCCGAATGACTGTAGCGGACGCCTTCGAGGGCCTTCGCGGTTGGATGAAAGCGGCCGCCCTTGAGCCAGATCCGCAACGCCCACCAGTGGATCATCGTCAAGACCTTCAGCGTGTTGAACGGGTGCGTGGCTGCGGCCCGCAGCAGATTGCGGTCGCTCAGCGCCACGGCCCGTCCGACCTGGGTCGCGACAAGCCGCGGCCGGCCGTGCTCGCTTTGCTGGATGGCGATCTGATACCGCTCCCCCGGACGGCTGAAGCGGAAGGCATACCGGCAATCCATGCCGATGAAGGGCGAGACATGGAAGGCCTTTTCGGTCTCGGCGCCGACCCGGTCATCAAGCACCCGCCCTGCGTCGGTCAGGACGTAGTGGTGCCACTGCCCGAAGGTGTTGCTGACCTCGCCGATGATACCGACGAGTCGATCCTCTGCGTCATAGGCGTACCACATGGCCAGTGGGTTGAAGACGATTCCCAAGAAGCGCGGAAAGCAGACCAGCTCGACCCGATCCGCGCGCGCAGGCAGGCCATAGTCGGCCAGGATGGCATCGATCCATGCGCGCCACGGCCGCCCGTCGCGCGCGCCATAGTCCTTGGCGTAAAGGCTGTAGAGGTTGAAGCGATTCAGCGACAGCCAGCGCAGCGCGCGGGCCTCGTCCGCGATGCTGTCCAGATCGATCCGCAGGTTCATGACCCCGTAGCGGAACTGATACTCGATGTCGCCCATGCGCTTGTGCATGACCTGGCCGAGGTAGATCCCGCTAGCCACTTGCGGCCTCCGTGTCGATGCTCTCCCAGGGCAAGGGCAGCCCCCACGCGCGCGCGAGCTCGACGGCGCTGCGCAGGCCGTCCTCGTGGAAGCCATTGCCGAGATAGGCGCCGCAGAGCCAGACGTTGGATCTGCCCTGGCGCGCTTTGATTTGCCCCTGCCCATCGATTGCGGCCTGGTCGAAGACTGGATGCTCGTAGCGGATCTCTTCGAAGACCCGGTCCGCAGCCGGCGGTGTGATCGGGTTCAGCGTGACGAGCAGGGGTGTCTCGGTGGCGATGTTTTGCAGCATGTTCATCCAGTAGGTGACTGCCACGCGGTTTTCCGGATAGCGGGTGTCGCGCAGGTAGTTCCAGCTCGCCCAGGCGCGTCGGCGGCGCGGCATCAGAGCGGTATCGCGGTGCAGATAGGCGAGATTCTCCTGGTAGCGGAACCGCCCGAGCGGCGCGAAATTCTCCTTCAGTCGCTCATCGAGCATCGCGAAGCTCTGGTCGCTGTGCGAGGCCAGCACCACATGGTCGAAGCGCTGCCTGGTTCCATCCCCGCAACGGATCTCCAGGCCGCCGTCGGTATGGGTGACTCTCTCGACGCGGCTGTCTAGCCGCACGTCGAAACGCGCAACCTCGAGCATCGCATCGATGTAGCGCTGCGAGCCCCCGACCAGGCTCTCCCATTGCGGCTGATCGCGCACATTCAAGAGACCATGATTCTCGAAAAAGCGCAGAAAGCTGTCTGCCGGGAACTGCATCATCGTCTCAACCGGACAAGACCAGATGGCCGCGGCCATCGGCAGCAGGTAGCGTTGCCGCAATCGCTCGTCGAAACCGTGGCGCGCGAGGTAGTCACCGAGTGTCGTAATGAGTGCCTCTGGCCGTTGCAGGTCGCATTTGGCCTGTCGGTTGAAACGCAAAATCTGGCGGATCATGCTCCAATGCGACAACGAGAAGAGATTGCTGCGTTGCGCGAAGAGCGTGCTCAGCGTATCGCCCGAGTACTCGATCCGGCCGCCGTCGATCGAGACTGAAAAGCCCATCCGGGTCGGCTGTGTTTCGACCCGCAAATGCCGGAGCATGGCCGTCAGATGGGGATAATTGGGGCGGTTGAAAACGATGAAGCCGGTGTCGACGGGCAGGCGCCTTTCGTCGACCTCCACATGGGTCGTATTGGTGTGTCCGCCGAGCTTGGCGTCCTTCTCCAGCAGGGTCACATCGTGACGCTGACCCAGACACCAGGCCGCCGCCAACCCGCTGATCCCGCTACCGACGACCGCGACCTGTTGAACGCTTTCCATGCCCACGACCCCCTTCTGTGGAAATGCCCCGTGTCCCGACAATATCGATGAAGATGGAGCAAGAAGGCCGCGGATCAAGTTGCCGGCTGGAGCGGGTCGCACCCGTAGCAACTCGCCTTGAATGGCCGTCTCCTCGGCCAATTCGTCCGCCTGTCGAAACCGCCAGGGCGCAAGGCGTTCGACAAAAAGGATTGTTTGATTCGCCTGCATCCGTCACCTTTCGAGCGGAAAGGCTCTACGACGCAATCCAGTGGGCGTGAAATGCCGCGAGCGACCGGGTTACGCAATCAGCGGATTTGGCTCGTCGGGGCCTCCCAGGGGATTGGGCTCTGCCTGGTCGAAAAGCTGTTGGGGGAAGGCGTCCGCGTCGGCGCGCGGCGCAGAGCGCAGCGCGCCGTTACGCCGAATGTGCGAGAAGCAACCGGACAGGTTGAGCCTGCTCGACATCGACGTCGCCGAACGGGCGGCGATCGGGGATGTTTGCGAGCGGGCCTGGTCCGCGTTCGGCGGTCTCGACATCTGGTTCTACAACGTCGGCACTTACGAGCCGATGAGCATTGAGCGTTGGGATCTGGACCAGTTCGAGCAGATGGCCCAGAGCAACTATCTCGGCGCCGTGCGCTTGATGCACGCGCTGGCGCCGCGGTTCCTGCAACAGATCCGATCGGATCCGAACAAGCCGGCCGCGCAGTGGATCTGGAACGCTGGCCTTGCCTCGGACTTCGGCCTGCCCTATGGCGGCGGCTACTCGGCGCCCAAGGCCGCTTTGGTGAATCTTGCCGAGTCCCTGCAACCCGAGCTGGAATGGCACGGCGTTGCGCTGAGAATCATCAATCATCCTAGAAACGGTAGTTGACCACTTCGTTATCGATTCAAGTCCCTGAAATCGGGTCGAGTCTTTGCGCAACTCGCGTTCACCGGCTGGGTGAAGGGCGCTACGTCCCCTGAGGCACGCCCCGCGCGGCGCCCAGCGGTGTTACAAGTCGTTGCAATCGCTGGGCTATTGCGCCTCGTTGTGCCTTGCCGGACACCCCGCGGGACGCACCTCGGAGGCCGTCCAACTGCCGCTTCTAGGATCATGGGTTCGTCAAGACCCGCCTGACGGAGAAGAACGACTTCCCGATGCTTGGTCTGATGGAGACCGACGCAGCGGCCGAACGGATCCTCGCCTGCCTTGGCACCAGGCGCTTCGAGACGAGGTTCCCGCGCAATCTCGCGAGCCCCCTCGCGATTGTCAAGCGTCTCCCGAAGCCTTTGAGGCTCGCGATCACGCGCCGGATGCTCAAGCCCTAACGTCCATGGCGACTCGCACTGCCCCGGGGCATGAAACCCTGCGCCGTGGACCTTCCTGGCAAGGAACGAGCCCATATTGCGCTCGTCCCGGTCGGCGTGCGGCGTCAGTCCCGAGTGCGTCGGCAGTTCGTCCGGGCGCTGCCGAGGCCGCGCGAGGTCAGCGTGGCGATGGTGACGGCCACGGCGACGAAGACGACGATGAGCGTGGCCAGTGCATTGATCTGCGGCGAGACGCCCATGCGCACGCTTGCGTAGACGACCATCGGCAGCGTCGTCGCGCCCGGGCCGGAGACGAAGCTCGCGATGACCAGGTCGTCGAGCGACAGCGTGAACGCGAGCAGCCAGCCGGAGAGCAGCGCCGGGGCGATCAGCGGCAGCGTGATGCGTTGGTAGACGGTCAGCGGCCGGGCGCCGAGATCCATCGCCGCTTCCTCGAGCGAGCGGTCCATCTGCGCCAGGCGGGCGCGCACGACGACGGCGACATAGGCCAGGCTGAAGGTGATGTGGGCGATCGTGATGGTCGTGAAGCCGCGCCCGGCCGGCCAGCCGACGAGCTGCTGGAGGGCGACGAAGAGGAGCAGCAGCGACAGGCCGATGATGACGTCCGGCATCACGAGCGGCGCGGTCAGTAGCAGCTCGAAGCCGGTGCGCCCGCGGAAGCGCCCGTGGCGCACCAGGGCGTTGGCCGCCAGGGTGCCGAGCACGACGGCGAAGGTGGCGTTGGTCGCGGCGATGCGGATGCTGAGCCAGGCGGCGTCGAGCAGCTGGCGGTTGTGCAGCAGTTCTCCGTACCACTTCACCGAGAAGCCGGACCAGACGGTGACCAGCCGCGAGGCGTTGAACGAGTAGACGACCAGCAGCAGGACCGGCAGATAGAGGAAGGCGTAGCCGAAGGCCAGCACCGTGTAGAGCGACCAGCGCCGGCGCCTCACGGGCCGTCCTCGGTGGCGTCCTGCTGCCAGCGCTGCATCAGGACGAAGGGCACGACGAGCAGGCCGAGCAGGACGAGGGCGAGGGCCGCGGCGAGCGGCCAGTCCATGTTCGAGAAGAACTCGGTCCAGAGCATTCGTCCGACCATCAGGGTTTTTGGGCCGCCGAGCAGGTCCGGGATCACGAACTCGCCGACGGCCGGGATGAAGACCAGCATGCTGCCGGCGATGATGCCGGCGCGCGACAGCGGCAGCGTCACACGCAGGAAGGCCCGCAGCGGCCGGCAGCCGAGATCGGCGGCGGCCTCCAAGAGCGTCGGATCGAGCCGCGTCAGGTTGGCGTAGAGTGGCAGGATCATGAACGGCAGGTAGGAATAGACGATGCCGATGTAGACCGCCGTCTGCGTGTAGAGGATCGCCAGCGGCTCGTCGATGACCCCGAGCCAGAGCAGGAAGTTGTTCAGGAGGCCGTTGGTCTTCAGGATCCCGATCCAGGCGTAGACGCGGATCAGGAACGAGGTCCAGAACGGCAGCACGATCAGCATCAGCAGCGGCAGCCGCCAGCGCTCCGGGGCGGTGGCGATCGCGTAGGCCATCGGATAGCCGATCAGCAGGCAGAGCAGCGTGCAGGCCAGGGCCACCTGGAGGGAGTTGAGAAAAGCGGTCAGGTAGAGACTGTCGCTCCAGAGGAGGAGATAGCTCTGGAAGTCGAGGCGGATCTGCAGGACCCCGTCCTCGACCCACTGCCAGAGCGCCGTGTAGGGCGGCTGCGCGGCGGCCGGCTCGGCCAGGCTGATCTGCGCGACGATGGCGACCGGCAGCAGCAGGAAGAGGCCGAGCCAGAGGTAGGGCACGCCGATGTTGAGGAGTCGACTCCAGCGCCCGGTGGGGCGCGGCCGATGCTGGAGTGGGGAGGCCATCGACCGGTTACCGTGAAAATGCGCTGCGGGCGCGTCTTTTCTCCCTCGCCCTCTGGGAGAGGGCTGGGGTGAGGGGAGCACGGCATGTCAGTCGTGTTTTCATTTTTCGGGTCGACACGAGTGTCATGCCGGGCTAGTCCGTCAGCACCACGCCGCTCGTCGGCGACCACTCCATCGCTACCTCCTGGCCCCAGGTCAGCGCCTGCTCGGTGCGTGGCTGGATGTTGGCGAGCGTCATCTCGGCGATCTGCCCCGGGCCCACCCGGACGTGGTAGATGGAGACGTCGCCGAGGTAGGCGATGTCCTCGACGACGCCGCGGATCTGGTTCACGGCCTCCTCGCGAAAGGCGGCGCAGAGGCGGACCTTCTCCGGGCGCACCGCGACCGTCACCTGGGTACCGAGGGCCAGCGGTTGCGGGCAGCGCATCCGCATCGGCCGCCCGAGCGGGGTCTCGACGAGGACCTCGTCGCCGTCGCGTTGTACGACCTTGCCCTCGAACAGGTTCACCGAGCCGATGAAGCGGGCGACGAAGCGGCAATTCGGGTACTCGTAGATGCCGGTCGGGGTGTCGACCTGGATGATCTGGCCGGCCTCCATGACCGCGAGGCGGGTCGACATGGTCATCGCCTCCTCCTGGTCGTGGGTCACCGTGATGAAGGTCGTGCCGATGCGTTCCTGGAGGTTGACGAGCTCGAACTGGGTGTGCTCGCGCAGGCGCTTGTCGAGCGCCCCGAGCGGCTCGTCGAGGAGCAGGAGCTTCGGGTGCTTGGCCAGGCTGCGGGCCAGCGCAACGCGCTGGCGCTGCCCGCCGGAGAGCTGCTCCGGGCGGCGCCGGCGCAGCTCTCCGATCCTGAGCAAGTCGAGCATCTCGGCGACCCGCTCGGCGCGCTCGCGACGCGGCATCCGCTCCTGCTTGAGGCCGAATTCGACGTTCTGCTCGACCGTCATGTGCGGGAACAGCGCGTAGGACTGGAACATCATGTTGACCGGCCGGCTGTAGGGCGGTAGGTCGGTCACGTCCACGCCGTCGATGAAGATCCGCCCACTGCTCGGGTACTCCAGGCCGGCCAGGATGCGCAGCAGCGTCGTCTTGCCGCAGCCGGAACTGCCGAGCAGCGAGAAGAACTCGCCCTGGAAGATCGACAGCGACACGTCGTCGACCGCATAGACGTCGCCGAACTGCTTCGTCACCCGCTCGATGCGCACGTAGGGCTGGGCCTTGGGGTCCTGCCAGGGCTCGAGCGAGCGGCGGTCGATCGCGATGGCCATCGTCCGGGCGGTGCCGTCAGTGCCTGGATTTCAGCCGCGTCCAGAACCGGTTGAGGCCGCGCAGCTCGCGACTGCTGCGCTCGGCCGGCACGAACAGCCGGGCGCGCACCGCCGGCGGCGGGTAGATGCCCGGGTCGTCGCGCAGCGCCTCGTCGAGATAGGGTGTCGCAGCCAGGTTCGGGTTGGCGTAGTAGACATAGTTCGAGATCGCCGCGATCACCTCGGGATCGAGCAGGTAGGCGATGAAGGCATGGGCGGCATCCGGGTTCGGCGCATCGGCCGGGATCGCGATCACGTCGGTCCAGAGCACGGCCCCCTCGCGGGGGATCAGATAGTCGATCGAGACGCGCCCGCCGGCCTCTTCGGCGCGGGTCGCGGCCTGCAGGACGTCGCCCGAGTAGCCGTGCGCGACGCACAGGTCGCCGTTGGCCAGGTCGCTGATGTACTGCGAGGAATGGATGTAGCGGATATAGGGGTAGATCCCCTCGATCAGCGCCTGGGCGGCGGCCAGGTCGGCCTTGGCCAGGCTGTTCGGGTCGCGGCCGAGGTAGGCGAGCGCCGCCGGGATGACCTCGGCCGGGTCGTCGAGCAGGCTGATGCCGCAGTCGGCGAGGCGCTTGGCGTTCTCCGGGTCGAAGATCAGGCCCCAGGTGTCGAGCGCCGCGTCCTCGCCGAGGATCGCCATGACCTTCTCGACGTTGACGCCGAGCCCGGTCGTGCCCCACATGTAGGGCACGACATGGGCGTTGCCTGGGTCGCCGGAGGCCAGGCTCGCCATGATCTGCGGATCCAGGTCCGAGAGGCCCGGCAGCTTGTCCTTGTCGAGGGCCTGGTAGAGGCCGGCGGCGATGTGGCGGGCGGCGAACGGGCGCATCGTCGGGAAGACTAGATCGTAGCCGCTGTGCCCGGCGAACAGCTTGGCCTCGAGGACCTCGTTGGCGTCATAGACGTCGAGCACCGGGTGGATTCCGGTGCGCGCCTCGAAGTCGGCGAGCGTGTCCTCGGCGAAGTAGTCGTTCCAGTTGTAGATGTGCAGGGTCTCCTCGGTGGCCGCGGCGAGGGCGGGTGCACCGAGGATGGCGACAAGGAACAGGGCCGCCGGGCGCAGCAGGGCGGAGAGGTGGCGCATCGGAGGTTCCTCCCGAGCACGAAGGGGTGGACTGGAGCGGGCCGGATCCCGTGCCGGGACACCGGAAAGTGCCGCGCATGCTACTGGAAACCCGGGTGTAATCCCACATCGGAAATGCCGAGTCGCTCGGCATCCGACGGCCCTTCCCGTCGCCCCGGTCAGGCTGGAGACAGGCTTGAACCTGAAAAGAGCAGTCGAACCACAAGAACGCAAAGAGAGCGAAAGATTTCAACCTAGAAACGGCAGTTGACCGCTTCGCTATCGATTCAAGTTCCTGAAATCGGGTCGAGTCTTTGCGCGACTCGCGTTCACCGGCTGGGTGAAGGGCGCCACGCCCCCCGAGGCACGCCCCGCGCGGCGCCCAGCGGTGTTACAAGTCGTTGCAATAGCTGGGCTATTGCGCCTCCTTGTGCCTTGCCGGACACCCCGCGGGACGCACCTCGGAGGCCGTCCAGCTGCCGCTTCTAGGTTCAATCGACTAGGCAATGACTGGCATTCACCCGGTGGGTGAAAGACGCGCACCCCTCAAGTCTTTTTTCTTCGTATCCTTTACGCCTTTGCGGTTCCGACTGGGAAGGGGTGAGGTGAGCGCGCGCGCACTCGGGCGTGAATCCTGACGGTCGGGCTAGAGCACGAGCCCGATCACGGCACCGGTCAGCAGTGTGGCCAGGGTCCCGGCGAGGATCGACTTCATGCCGAGCGCGACGATCTCGAGGCGCCGCCCTGGTGCCATGGTGCCGAGCCCGCCGATCATGATGCCGAGGCTGCCGAGGTTGGCGAAGCCGCAAAGGGCATAGGCCATGATGAGCTCGCTGCGCGCGCTCAAGGCCCCGTCCGGCAGGGCGGCGAGCTGGATGTAGGCGACCAGTTCGTTGAGGATGGTCTTGATCCCCATCAGCGAGCCGGCCGTCGTGGCCTCGGACCAAGGGATGCCGATCAGCCAGACGACCGGTGCCATCGCCCAGCCGAGCAGGCGCTGCGCGGTCAGCGGGTCGCCGCCGACGTCCGGCAGCAGGCCGAGGGCCTGGTTGAGCAGGCTGACCAGGGCCAGCATCACGACCAGCATCGCGATGATGTTGAGCCACAGCGGGATCGCGTCCAGCGTGCCGCGGGTGATCGCGTCCATCGCGCTACGCGTCTCGCTCGTGACCATGACCTCGATCTCCGGCTCGGCGTCGGTCTCCGGCACCAAGACGCCGGCGATCAGCAGCGCTGCCGGAGCGTTGATCAGCGAGGCGGTCAGGACGTGGCCGAGCGGGTCTGGGATGACGCCCGTGAGCAGGGTCGCGTAGAGGACCATCACGGTGCCGGCGATCGTCGCCATGCCGCAGGTCATGATGCCGAACAGGGCGCTGCGCGACATGCCCTGGAGGTAGGGGCGGATCAACAGCGGCGCCTCGGTCATGCCGACGAAGACGTTGGCCGCGGCGCCGAGCCCGAGCGGTCCGCCGGTACCGAGCGTGCGGCGCAGCAGCCAGGCGAAGGCGCGCACGACGAGGGGCAGCACGTGCCAGTGGAAGAGCAGGGCGGACAGGGCGCTGATGACGAGGATCAGCGGCAGGGCCCGGAAGGCGAGGACGAAGCTGTTCTGCGGGTAGGTGGTCTCGAACGGGGCTGCGCCGCCGCCGAGGTAGCCGAAGACGAGCTCGGTACCGGCCTGGGTCGCCGTCTGGAGCGCGGTCGCGAGCGCGTTCAGCGCCAGGAAAGCCTCTTTGAGCGGTGGCAGTTTGAGGAGCGCGACGGCGATCAGGAGCTGGAGCGCCAGGCCGGCGACGATCAGCCGCGGCCGCACGCGGCGCCGGTCCTCGCTCAGGAGCCAGGCCAGGCCGATTAGGACGACCAGGCCGAGGACGCCCTGGAACGGCAGTGCGGTGGCGCCCGTCATCGCCGGTCGATCAGTGCCTGCCTGCGGGCGGCTGGTGGTGCGGCGCGTCGACGAAGAGCTGCTGGATGTCGACCGGGTCGAAACGGTATTCGCGGTTGCAGAATTCGCAGGTGACCGCGATACCTCCCTCGTCAGCGGCGGTTTGCTCGACCTCGTCTCGACCGAGCGCCCGCAGCGTGTCCTCGATCCGCTGGCGCGAGCAGCCGCAGCGAAAGGCGACCGGCTCCGAGTCGAACAGGCGCACCTCCTCCTGGTGAAACAGCCGGTGCAGCAAGCCTTCGGCGGGCAGGCCGAGGAGTTCGGTGCGGGTCAGCGTGTTGGCCAGCAGCCCGATCCGTTCCCAGTCCTCGGCGTCGCCGACGGCGCCGGGCAGGCGTTGCAAGAGCATCCCGGCGGCGCGCTGCGGGCTCGCCTCGAGCCAGAGTCGCGTCGGGAGTTGTTCCGACGTCGTGAAGTAGCGCTCGATCGCCTGGGCCAGGTCGTGGCCCTCCAACGGCACGATGCCCTGGTAGGGCTCGGCGCCCGGGCGCTCGATCGTCAGCACCAGGCGGCCGTGCCCGAAGGTCTCGGCCAGGTCGGCGCCGACCGGTACCTCGCCCTCCCAGCGCGCCAGACCGCGCACCGTGCGCTGGTTGGTCGCCTGGGCGACGAGCGTGCGTAGCGGGCCGTCGGCCTGCACCTGGAGGATCAGTGAACCCTCGAACTTGATCGTCGCGCTCAGCAGGGCCACTGCGGCGAGGGCGCGGCCGAGCTGGTCCTGGACTGCGAGCGGGTAGGTCTGGATCGCGAGGATGGCGCGCCAGCTCGCGTCCAGGTAGGCGAGCTCGCCGCGCGCGCCGGCCTGTTCGAAGAGAAAACGGTGGAGGCTGTCGGGGTCGGACATCTCGTCGATTGTCTGGTCGGCGATCTGGGTGATTCGTGACCGGCTGGCTGGATGCACGCCATTGTGCGGGAATCGTGCACCGGATGCACGACTGACCGGCTCACTTGGCGAGGAAGCGACCGAAGAGTTCGCGGCGCGAGACCTCGCGCTGCATCCGGCAGTCGCGGCGGGTCCGTTCCATGTTGGCGTTGCGGGTACGGATCACCTCGGACCAGGCGGCGAACACGGCCTCGGCATCGCGGTAGGACGACATGTCCAGGCACAGGGGTTGAAGCAGGTAGTGGCCGAGCGTCGATCGATAGCCGAGGTGGCCCTGCTGGGTCTGGCCGAGGAGCTCGAAACGCATCGTCGGGCCGAGGATCAGGTAATCGGCTTCGCGGCGGTTGGTGGCCGACCAGTTCGGCGGCAGCGGCAGGTCGGGCACCTGCTGGGGGAAGAAGCGGCGGGCGAGCATCCAGGGCGTGAGCAGCAGCGCGCGCCAGTCCTCGACCTCGCGGTAGGCGCGTACCTCCATGCCGAGCGCCGGATTGAGGAGCGGGTCGCCGGCCAGCTGTTCGCGCAGGACCGCCTGGTGTGCGGCGATGACGGCGCTCGTCAACGCCGCCTCTTGGGCGAGCTCCGGCGGCGCCCGTTGCCAGCTTGGCCCGTCGGGCTCAGCCATGGTCGTGAACGGGGTGGTGCAGCGCCGCGAACCGGGTATAGCCTGAGTTGGGCTGCGGCCTGGAGATCGGCGGCGAAGCGCGGCAGCCACTGGTTCAGGCGGTCATTCCGCAGGGTCTCCAGCAGGTCGCAGGACGTCCCGTCGGTCGCCTCGGCCAGGTAGGCGGCGCACTCCAGCAGGGGGTCTTCGGGTAGCCGTTGATGAAGAGCCGGGTGTGCTCGCCCTGCCACTCGGCGAGCGGCAGGGCGGCGAGTTCGGCGATGGCCTGTGCCAGCCAAGGCGCGGCCGGCAGCCAGTCGCGCAGCAGGTCGAGGGCGTCGTCGGCCGGCTGGGCCAGCAGGCCGGCCAGCCGGCGGAGCACGTCGGGGCTGGCCGTCACTGCGTCGAGGTCCCGCGCCCGATCACCAGGCGTAGACACCGGCATAGAGGAAGTAGTGGCGCAGCAGATAGCCGCCGGTCAGCACGAAGACCGAGGCGGCGATGATCGGGATCCGCGTCCCCCAGCCCGTGATGACCCCCTTGAGCTCGAGGAAGAAGGGGATGATCAGGCCGAGGCCGATGAAGCCCAACAGCCAGCCGAGGTCGGTCCACAAGAGTTCCCAGGAGCGCGTCGCCGACTCCGAGCCGCGCTGGAGATAGAAGAACAGCGAGGCCAGGAT
This portion of the Thioflavicoccus mobilis 8321 genome encodes:
- a CDS encoding NupC/NupG family nucleoside CNT transporter, with amino-acid sequence MTGATALPFQGVLGLVVLIGLAWLLSEDRRRVRPRLIVAGLALQLLIAVALLKLPPLKEAFLALNALATALQTATQAGTELVFGYLGGGAAPFETTYPQNSFVLAFRALPLILVISALSALLFHWHVLPLVVRAFAWLLRRTLGTGGPLGLGAAANVFVGMTEAPLLIRPYLQGMSRSALFGIMTCGMATIAGTVMVLYATLLTGVIPDPLGHVLTASLINAPAALLIAGVLVPETDAEPEIEVMVTSETRSAMDAITRGTLDAIPLWLNIIAMLVVMLALVSLLNQALGLLPDVGGDPLTAQRLLGWAMAPVVWLIGIPWSEATTAGSLMGIKTILNELVAYIQLAALPDGALSARSELIMAYALCGFANLGSLGIMIGGLGTMAPGRRLEIVALGMKSILAGTLATLLTGAVIGLVL
- the hybE gene encoding [NiFe]-hydrogenase assembly chaperone HybE — protein: MAEPDGPSWQRAPPELAQEAALTSAVIAAHQAVLREQLAGDPLLNPALGMEVRAYREVEDWRALLLTPWMLARRFFPQQVPDLPLPPNWSATNRREADYLILGPTMRFELLGQTQQGHLGYRSTLGHYLLQPLCLDMSSYRDAEAVFAAWSEVIRTRNANMERTRRDCRMQREVSRRELFGRFLAK
- a CDS encoding ABC transporter ATP-binding protein, translated to MAIAIDRRSLEPWQDPKAQPYVRIERVTKQFGDVYAVDDVSLSIFQGEFFSLLGSSGCGKTTLLRILAGLEYPSSGRIFIDGVDVTDLPPYSRPVNMMFQSYALFPHMTVEQNVEFGLKQERMPRRERAERVAEMLDLLRIGELRRRRPEQLSGGQRQRVALARSLAKHPKLLLLDEPLGALDKRLREHTQFELVNLQERIGTTFITVTHDQEEAMTMSTRLAVMEAGQIIQVDTPTGIYEYPNCRFVARFIGSVNLFEGKVVQRDGDEVLVETPLGRPMRMRCPQPLALGTQVTVAVRPEKVRLCAAFREEAVNQIRGVVEDIAYLGDVSIYHVRVGPGQIAEMTLANIQPRTEQALTWGQEVAMEWSPTSGVVLTD
- the hslO gene encoding Hsp33 family molecular chaperone HslO, with the protein product MSDPDSLHRFLFEQAGARGELAYLDASWRAILAIQTYPLAVQDQLGRALAAVALLSATIKFEGSLILQVQADGPLRTLVAQATNQRTVRGLARWEGEVPVGADLAETFGHGRLVLTIERPGAEPYQGIVPLEGHDLAQAIERYFTTSEQLPTRLWLEASPQRAAGMLLQRLPGAVGDAEDWERIGLLANTLTRTELLGLPAEGLLHRLFHQEEVRLFDSEPVAFRCGCSRQRIEDTLRALGRDEVEQTAADEGGIAVTCEFCNREYRFDPVDIQQLFVDAPHHQPPAGRH
- a CDS encoding polyamine ABC transporter substrate-binding protein; the encoded protein is MRHLSALLRPAALFLVAILGAPALAAATEETLHIYNWNDYFAEDTLADFEARTGIHPVLDVYDANEVLEAKLFAGHSGYDLVFPTMRPFAARHIAAGLYQALDKDKLPGLSDLDPQIMASLASGDPGNAHVVPYMWGTTGLGVNVEKVMAILGEDAALDTWGLIFDPENAKRLADCGISLLDDPAEVIPAALAYLGRDPNSLAKADLAAAQALIEGIYPYIRYIHSSQYISDLANGDLCVAHGYSGDVLQAATRAEEAGGRVSIDYLIPREGAVLWTDVIAIPADAPNPDAAHAFIAYLLDPEVIAAISNYVYYANPNLAATPYLDEALRDDPGIYPPPAVRARLFVPAERSSRELRGLNRFWTRLKSRH